A segment of the Xenorhabdus bovienii SS-2004 genome:
ATAATCTAGTGGTTCCACCACATCCGGTGGTGGCAACTGGCTTAAATCGATTGTTGGCATGACTTACCTCACCGGGAATGGCTCACCGGAATAGAAAGTGAAAATTCTTTGGCGGATTGATGATAAGTTCCCGCAATATCCACCACCATTTCACCGTTCTGCCGGGTCTCCATTGTGATTGACATAAGCATCACACGTGGCTCCCAACGGCTGATGGCGGTATAGCTGGCCGCCATGACCTGAAGCCGGAGCGCCGGGTTCTGTGGCCAATCGATTAGTTCTGGCAGCAACGAACCGTAAGTACGGCGTGCGATGCGGCTACCCACGGAAGTTAATAAAATATCACTGACGGATTGCCGGACGTGAGCCAGATCTGTCAGTTCTCGGCCCGTTTGCCGATTCATTCCCAGATACATCATACGGGGCCTCCTGATGTGTCACCGCCTGACCTGACGCCGGTGTGTTTATGGGAATCCACGACCACGCCGTTGGAACTGAATGTGCCGCCGGTGTGTTCAATATTGCCCGTCATTTTGCCGCCATTGCGCACGATCAAATTCCCCGTGCTCATTAGCTGTGTACAGATGACTTCCGGTGTATCCAGTGTGATTCTGGTACTGGCGACACAGGTGATTTCCGGTGCGGTAATATGGACGGAATCCGAAGCAGTCACTGTCGCGGTTTTGATGCCGATCACAGTCAATGCGCCTGATTGCGGTTCATATTCCATCACTGCACCATCAGGAAACTGGATATGCGTCGCTTCTGATGATGTTGATGGCGCCGGAAACTCATCTGAAAAAATCGCAGGCAATACAAAGGCGGTGGTCAGTTCTCCGCCTATGGACAGTAATAAAACCTGCTCACCGACACTGGGCGCCCACCAAGTGCGGGAGTTTCCCGCCCTGGATGTCAACCAGTTCAGCCAGTTGGTTTCAAGGTTGCCTGTTGCAACCCGGCACATACCCTTTGTGGTGTCCACTTGGGTGATGACGCCGGTTCGGATCAGGTTGCGCATTAAGCGCAGCAGTTCAGTGAGTTGTGTGTTCATGACGTAAGAATGCCATGAAAAAACCGGGTAGACATTAAACGGGGTTTGTAGGAAATGTCATACAAACCCCGTTCAAAAAACACGTAAAATCAATAAAATAAAAGCCTTCTTCCAACGTGAAAAAAGGCTTTTGGGGTCTGCTGAACGATACTTAAGTGAAGGATAATATTTACGGTTTACATTGACGAACGACTTCAAGTACATACTGTTGCAGGTAATCTAATTTGGCCTGATCGCTGATGATTCCGGCTCGGATATCGTAAATAGCACGTCCAGCTTTTGTAGTGAGTTCGACTTGGGTTTCATCGCCCACGCTGCGGGAGCTGGTATCTCGGTTTTGGGTGAGCTGACAGGTAGCAAGGTTGGCGGCGGCGATTTGCACCCGACGATAACCAGCGGCAATGTCAGCACGTAAGGCAGCATTCTCTTCGGTAACATGGGTTAATTTTCCTGAATAGTATTCGTCCAATTGCGCAACTCTGTTCTGCGCATCCTTCATCTGTTGGATTGTGGCTAACGTCTCCGAATGCGCCTTCTGATTGATAGCAACGATTTGAGTAGCATGTTGCTGTTTCAAATCAGTCAATTCACTGAGAAACAGTGAACGGTGTCCCCACCAGCCAAAACATCCCCCAATAACGAGGCTGACGCTGACAAGTAAAGATACTTTCTTCATTTATCCAGCCCCCAACACACCAGTTCAGCTTCTTGATCACGCCGCAGAACCTGACCATAACAGCCATTCGGCTGCCCTTGAGTTTTTCGGCAGTCACGCCCACCATCATAGACCCAGCGTTTGATCTCTGCACACGCACCTTTTTTATCGCCGGCGTTGAGTTTGCGATAAAAAGTGGAGGAAAAGCATTTTCCGGGGCCGATGTTATACGGACAGAAACTGGCAATACCGGCAATTTGCGGGTCAGTCAGCGGAACGCGCACATTCTTTTTCACCCAATCAATCGCCCTGTCGGCTTCGATTCGGTTCAAAACATCACATTGTTCAGGCGCTAGCTTCATTCCTTTATATACCGCTTTGCCATCAATGCGCGTCACGCCGCGACATATTGTCCAGATGCCGCCGCCATCTCGATAGGCAGACAGTCGGTTGCCTTCTTTCTCATCCAAAAATTGAGAAAGAATGACAGAAGAGCTAGCACCACCAATAATAAGGCCAATGATCACTCGGCTGAACCTGGTTTTGATATCCTGCATATCACAGCTCTCTTGGTGCGTGATGTATCAACTCGCTGACTATCTTGGCTGATTTCGACGCAGACTCAATATCCAGGTTTTCCAGGATGTTTTTCAGGATATTTTTCAGAATCAAGGTACGTTTCATCTGCTCCCGACGGTTGAGCTGATAAGTCAGAATACCGAGGGAAATGCTGGCGAATACCCCGAGAAGAAAACTCCACTCATATAAAGAAAGGCCAGAAAAAATGGCAGTAATACTGGCGCAGGCATAAGTTGCGTGACTGTATTTATCCATGCATACCCCTTAATCCCAGAGCTGGATAATCGGCTTAGTGGTCGTGGGCATGAATCCCGGCATTTCAACTTTCGTTCCATGAGGCAATACCGCGCCAAAATCAGCCAGACCAGGGTTGGCCAACAGCACACGTTCCGTCATCCCCAGCGTTCGGCCATAATGACGCCAGCACAGGGCATCAACTGTCTCATTTTGTTGTGCAATAACTTGCATACACTCTCCTTTCCTTTGTAGGAAATAGTAAGTAAATCGGAGAGTTATGATCGAATAATCAGAGAAATACCTCAATGAAGTGGCATTGTTGGGAAAATAGTACAAATGAACATCGACGCGTGTTGTAAATACATACTAAATAGCACGGGGGCAAGAAATTATTTCCTGCCCCCGTGCTACATAATCCATTATAACTTGTCATCCATTGAAGAATATCAATACCCTGTCGGGTTTAATCTGGCAACCAGCTATCATCTTCCCAGACGTTTTGAATAAGTTCCATCATCTGGTCATGCTTACTACTGTCTTTGGTTCCTGTCACTCTTACGGAGCTACTGCTGCTGACTGCAATTCTAAAATGCGTATCGGGATACTGCGGTAAAATTCTTTTTTTTAGTTCACTTTCAAGTGCAGACATCACTGATTCAGAAACATTAGCTCGTTTATCGAAAAGTATCTCCACTTTCATCATTTTCACCTGCAAAATTTATTCGTCTGTTGAACCTGAATTTTTTAATGCTTTCTCGAACAATAAATTGTTTTCTAAGTCATTTCTATGGACGTTAAGTCGGTTTTCATGAGGCGCAGATAGTTCAGCTATCCAGACCAACGCCAGCTCTTTGTCTTCCGCATGATTGCATTCGCAACTTGTTGCCATTCTGGCAATAAAATTAATACGTTGCGCTACCAATGATTCCATAAGAGAGTCCACTGATATACCCGCCTCCATATAAAACTGTATGCATATACAGTACACGTAATGTGTGAAAAATTAAAGAAGTTTTTACCTTTTCTAGTGACTAAATTTGATAATTAATACCTATTACGTGCTGTTTTTGCAGAAATATTTGCCATATTGATTAATTTATCATCCTCATCAATCCTGTAATTTACATACCCCTTCATTGCCCTATCCACTTGTCCATCCGTACAGTTATTGACAGAACTCCAAGAGGGCCATTCAGTGTTTCTTTTATAGACAATCTGTCCTGATGTCGGAGCAGCTTCTGATTTCGGTACAAGAGTCCATTGATGAATACGTGTGCAGATAAATTCCACACATGACAAAAATGGTGATGTCACCCCTTGTATGGTGTAAACATCTTCCCCATAAGGGCTGCCAAACGGGATATGTTTATAAGACAAACGAATAGTCAAATCACAGCGCGCAACCCACGGCCCGCCCTGTGCCTGAATATAAGCGGCCCAATTGCCTTCATCGGCTGCCTGCAAAACCGCATTGACTTTGTTATCCATTAAACGCACTTCCCCGAGACGGCGTAGTTCCCGCCAAACAGAAACAGGCGCTCCCCCAATTTGCTGAAATTGGCGAATGCGCCAGCGACTCGCCCATGCAGTCACCGATTTCGCCATATCGCGCAAAGGTGCGCCGGTTTGATGATCTTTTTCATCTTCCAGCGCATAACCATCAATATTTTTGGATATATACTTAGCGATATAGCCTGTCGCACTCCCTTTATCAGGATCTATGATTCTGTAATCAAAACGCGCTTTTTTGGCATCATCGCTCTGCAATTCAGCTTTCTCTTCCTGGCAAGCGTAATGCTCAAGGATCGCCCTGACCCGCCGCTGATGCTCCGGCAACATAAACAGCAGAATATGCCAATGAGGAGTGCCGTCATGGTGCGGTTCCACCACTCGGAAACCAAATAAATTAATGCCGGCACGGGCGATTGCGGCACGGGATTTTGCCCATATACCACACAGGTAGCGTTGAGTATCGCGAGGCGTCGCACCATTCCACTGTCTGACAAACCCGCCCTGATGCTGAACCGCATGGTATTTTGCCGGCGCCGTGATGGTATAAAATTCACCAACACATCCCATTTTGTCGGCGACATCTTCGAAACCACGCATTCTGACCATCAATTCACAACGTCGGATTGCGGGATTCGCATTACTATGAACCACCGTTTCCGCCAGCGAAATCCGTTCTCCGTTCTCATTTTCCAAATCAAAATGTTTGAAAAACTCACGGTTACGGCGTTTCTGTTCCAACCATTCACGCAAAGCATGGTTCGAAACATAAGGCGATGCGGCTTTTTGTACTTGCCCAACCGCAATTGCCATATGTTCAGACTGGATATCACGTAGACGTTTTAACCGAAAATACCACCAGCGGGCAGACATCATCCGCAACATACCTGCACAAAGTTGATCAACAGATGGTACTTTACGCCCATGATTAAAACGCTGCCAATAAGGAGGATTTGTGCCACATTGTAAAGTCAGCTTCGCCAGTAATTGGTATAACTTAGCGACACGGGGGAACAATTTACTTTCACTGTCCACAGGCGCGGCTTGATATTGTTGAGAAGACTGCAAGGAATAGTGCTCATAGTTGCTCGCAATAAAAACAGATATTTCATGAGCGAGCTTCAAAAGCTGTTTGCGATCGCATGTCACCACCTTTTCCAATTGCTCAATAAAAGGAAAAGGTGTTAGTCCCGATATATGATGAGTGAATGAATATCTTGCCTTAACCAACTGCAACCGTGGCAAGACATTTTGTCCAACTGTTCTTCTCAGAAAGGCGTTCGCATCACGGCGGCCTGAATGGTTAAAGATGCCAACATAACGGCGGCTGAAGTACTTCGCCAGAAAATCCGGCATCTGCCCGATATATTGGTGGCGCCATTGGTGATCTTCCGCGTTGACATCCCATAATAAACGTTCAGCCATTGACACACCCTGCGGTATGCTTGGCTGAAACAGGCCAGACTGCCTGCCTTTGGCAATAGGATAATCACCGTTATGTTCCGTAGTGATAAAACCACTATTCATCAATTCCACCATATTCAGGATGTGCGAGTGCCTGACGTACTCATGCCATTTGTACAAAAAACGTGTTCAAAAAATGTGATTACTTAGATAACTTCAAGTACTTAGGAAACTGACTGACAACAACTTTAATATGATTCATTGCTTTGATCAGAGCCTGTTTTTCCTCTGGGGTAAAATGTTCAAGCTCACTTTCGTGGCGTGCACGCGGAATATTCGCCAAATAAAAAATGGCGGATAACGCCCGCTTGTTCTCTTCGTAATAACTGTCCTTTTTGTCGCGCATGTCAGCAAAAAACCGGTTTAACTCTTTTTCATCGTCACCCCAGTATGTCGCCCTGATCCGCGATAAATGGTTCAATCCTTCCAGCCGTTGGCCAAGGTTAATCTGGGCAAATTTTTCTTTTTCCGTATTCGCCATTTTTTCCCTCACCGTTTTATCCCCAGCACTCTTCCCTGAATCTCGCAAACCATCCCCAAATCGCTGTCAATATCAGGTATAAAGATTGAAATCTGGACGTTCATGATGCAATATCTCTCAATGGTTTTCAGCTTAACCAATTCGGACTCACAAATGATCTCATTTAGAGAACTTTTGTGGGATACTAATACCCCTTATCTGTACTGTCAATGAAAAATACCAATATTGAGATAAAAATGGGGGCTGATAGTGGGGGAAGACCCGCTATTGAGCGTCTTGTCCGCGCGTATGGATTTAAATCACGCCAAGCCCTGAGTGACCATTTGGGCGTTTCCAAAAGCACAATGGCAAACCGCTATCTTCGTGATAGCTTTCCAGCGGATTGGATCATCCAGTGTAATCTCGAAACTGGCGCTTCACTGCTGTGGTTAAGCACAGGTCAGGGAGAAATGTTTTCGGATGGAGAGAGTGGTAAAACAGAACGGCTGGAAGATATCATCGCGCCATCAATTCCTCGTATAAAGTTATCGGGAGGTAAACTGAACGAGGCTAATCCAGTGATCCTGGACAGCGAATTGATTTCCAAAGAGCTTAACAACCCGTTGGTTGTTGATGATGGCGTGACATGGTATCTGCTTGATGCTCAGGGAGACAATATTCAGGATGGCTTATGGCTGGTGGATATCGAAGGTATGCACAGTATTAAAAGGATCGCCAAAATTCCTGTCAGTAAAATCCGTGTCAGCGATGATGACGTCACTTTTGACTGTTCAGTCAGCGACATTCAATTCATCGGCCGCGTGGTTCTGGTGATATCCAGACAATAACTATCTGGGTAACAACATGGTTTCCATCAAGGTTATCCTGCCTGTCGGGATAACCTTGATAATGTTTACTCTATCATGCCATCAACTTGAACGCCGGATCCGATACAGAACATGTTCTCTCAATCGGTGACCTTCCGGCACCAAAGGATGTAGAAATGTTTTTTCATCTCTGATCATGCCCAGTTTTTTCATCACACTTTCTGAGCGGTAATTAAGTACGGAAGTGAATGCCACAACTTCGTCCAACCCCGCGTCTGTAAACGCGAAATCAAAAATCCTGCGAGCCGCTTCACATGTATAACCTTTGCCCCAAAAAGGTTTATCAAGCCGCCAGCCAATTTCGACACAGGGATAACAGGGTGACTCTTCACTGGGAATATTTAGCCCAATCATGCCGATGAATGCACCATCCTGTTTTCGCTCAACTGCCCATAATCCCCAGCCACCCTGCGTTTCAAACTTACGGATCAAATTATCAACAAGAATATTATTTTGCTCTTCATTCAGTGTATTAAAGAAAAATTCCATCACTTCAGGATCGCTATTTAAGCGAAAGAAAGGCTCACGATCTTCTTCTTTCCAGCCACGGAGTAGCAATCTTTCTGTTTCCAGTTTGATAATCATAACGCCTCCTTAAAGACTCAGGATAAAAATCATTCAGCCGTCAAAATAAAAACCGCCGGAAAATGATACACATTTTCCGGCGGCTATGGCATGGATTTTTATTATCCAATATTAAGCACTATTTTTGGCTTTCGCTTTATCTGCCGGATTCTCTTTGATGGAAACAACCCGCTCAATATCCGGCTTTTTCTTGTTTTCGACCTGTTCAGACTGACCGACAAATAAACCGCCACGCCGGATTGACATACTTCCACAACGGCTGATACCACGTAGTTCGCCGTGCTCCAGGATATCCAGCGTTTCCGCACAGCACGTACCGTCAACATGGCCATCAATAATAATTTCTGGCGCATTAAGCTCACCTTCAACTTTTCCGGCATGCATGACACGAATAGCACCACCTTTTACGCGAATATTACCAACGACTTTTCCCCAGACCTGAATATCGCCTTCCATCTCAATATCGCCTTTAAATACCGAATTTTTCGCAATAATCGTATTGGAACGCGTTTCAACACTGAGGTTTTTTTTATCTTCAGGCTGTGTAGAAATGATTGGCGTAACAGGATTGGCAACTGGTGCCTCAGTTTTTTTTCCAAACATAGCATTTATTCTCAGTTTCATATTTGTAAAGTAAAGTACCAAGGCTAGAAAAGATATAATTGCTGTTATGGCACAACCGAGATGAGCGCCATACAAATATAGCCCTAAGGCACCCCCCCAAAGGAGCCATACACTGTATAAAAAAGCGTTATCTGAAAAACGATACCTTTCCATATCTTTCTCGTTCTTGTAGTTTTTTCTTATATTTCATCAGCAACTATATCTATATCTATGCATATGCCTTAGCAGGTAACGAGGAAAGGCTGTGAAAATTCATCCTGGCATTATACAAGTATAAAAAACAATCTACTCAGCTATAACCGAGGCATTTATAGCGCTATTACACGGATAACGTTACTACTTAAGTTTAACGTTCTGAATTTTCGTTTAATTATCCCATATTCCCAGAATAAAAAATCCATCTTTATAGATTTAACTTATTATTTTGAATAAAAAAACAGATAAATTAATAATATTGCAACAATATAAACAAAATACTAATAATTTAATATCATGTCTGGTATGTGGAAAACATTTCAGATCAGTTGACTGATATGATTAACAATATGGCAACCGAAATTAAATATCACGATTCAAACTCTGTAATTATATCCCCCCCCATAAAAGCTAAGGATAACAATCTGATATAAATTATTGACTTTCGTCATGAGAGGTTTTTTAAGCGATAAAGGAGGACAAAAACACGAGTGATTTTAAAAAAATGACGAAACAGTGTTTTAATGTTAACTTATAAAAATAATCGAAACATAAAAATCAGATCACGTTCGCTTATATATTAAAAATCCGCATGCTCAAT
Coding sequences within it:
- a CDS encoding bactofilin family protein; the protein is MFGKKTEAPVANPVTPIISTQPEDKKNLSVETRSNTIIAKNSVFKGDIEMEGDIQVWGKVVGNIRVKGGAIRVMHAGKVEGELNAPEIIIDGHVDGTCCAETLDILEHGELRGISRCGSMSIRRGGLFVGQSEQVENKKKPDIERVVSIKENPADKAKAKNSA
- a CDS encoding DinI-like family protein encodes the protein MMKVEILFDKRANVSESVMSALESELKKRILPQYPDTHFRIAVSSSSSVRVTGTKDSSKHDQMMELIQNVWEDDSWLPD
- a CDS encoding GPW/gp25 family protein, with the translated sequence MMYLGMNRQTGRELTDLAHVRQSVSDILLTSVGSRIARRTYGSLLPELIDWPQNPALRLQVMAASYTAISRWEPRVMLMSITMETRQNGEMVVDIAGTYHQSAKEFSLSIPVSHSR
- a CDS encoding tail protein X; protein product: MQVIAQQNETVDALCWRHYGRTLGMTERVLLANPGLADFGAVLPHGTKVEMPGFMPTTTKPIIQLWD
- a CDS encoding DUF5347 family protein, whose amino-acid sequence is MANTEKEKFAQINLGQRLEGLNHLSRIRATYWGDDEKELNRFFADMRDKKDSYYEENKRALSAIFYLANIPRARHESELEHFTPEEKQALIKAMNHIKVVVSQFPKYLKLSK
- a CDS encoding replication endonuclease, with the translated sequence MNSGFITTEHNGDYPIAKGRQSGLFQPSIPQGVSMAERLLWDVNAEDHQWRHQYIGQMPDFLAKYFSRRYVGIFNHSGRRDANAFLRRTVGQNVLPRLQLVKARYSFTHHISGLTPFPFIEQLEKVVTCDRKQLLKLAHEISVFIASNYEHYSLQSSQQYQAAPVDSESKLFPRVAKLYQLLAKLTLQCGTNPPYWQRFNHGRKVPSVDQLCAGMLRMMSARWWYFRLKRLRDIQSEHMAIAVGQVQKAASPYVSNHALREWLEQKRRNREFFKHFDLENENGERISLAETVVHSNANPAIRRCELMVRMRGFEDVADKMGCVGEFYTITAPAKYHAVQHQGGFVRQWNGATPRDTQRYLCGIWAKSRAAIARAGINLFGFRVVEPHHDGTPHWHILLFMLPEHQRRVRAILEHYACQEEKAELQSDDAKKARFDYRIIDPDKGSATGYIAKYISKNIDGYALEDEKDHQTGAPLRDMAKSVTAWASRWRIRQFQQIGGAPVSVWRELRRLGEVRLMDNKVNAVLQAADEGNWAAYIQAQGGPWVARCDLTIRLSYKHIPFGSPYGEDVYTIQGVTSPFLSCVEFICTRIHQWTLVPKSEAAPTSGQIVYKRNTEWPSWSSVNNCTDGQVDRAMKGYVNYRIDEDDKLINMANISAKTARNRY
- a CDS encoding phage repressor protein CI encodes the protein MKNTNIEIKMGADSGGRPAIERLVRAYGFKSRQALSDHLGVSKSTMANRYLRDSFPADWIIQCNLETGASLLWLSTGQGEMFSDGESGKTERLEDIIAPSIPRIKLSGGKLNEANPVILDSELISKELNNPLVVDDGVTWYLLDAQGDNIQDGLWLVDIEGMHSIKRIAKIPVSKIRVSDDDVTFDCSVSDIQFIGRVVLVISRQ
- a CDS encoding lysis system i-spanin subunit Rz; the encoded protein is MKKVSLLVSVSLVIGGCFGWWGHRSLFLSELTDLKQQHATQIVAINQKAHSETLATIQQMKDAQNRVAQLDEYYSGKLTHVTEENAALRADIAAGYRRVQIAAANLATCQLTQNRDTSSRSVGDETQVELTTKAGRAIYDIRAGIISDQAKLDYLQQYVLEVVRQCKP
- a CDS encoding phage baseplate assembly protein V — its product is MNTQLTELLRLMRNLIRTGVITQVDTTKGMCRVATGNLETNWLNWLTSRAGNSRTWWAPSVGEQVLLLSIGGELTTAFVLPAIFSDEFPAPSTSSEATHIQFPDGAVMEYEPQSGALTVIGIKTATVTASDSVHITAPEITCVASTRITLDTPEVICTQLMSTGNLIVRNGGKMTGNIEHTGGTFSSNGVVVDSHKHTGVRSGGDTSGGPV
- a CDS encoding lysozyme, giving the protein MQDIKTRFSRVIIGLIIGGASSSVILSQFLDEKEGNRLSAYRDGGGIWTICRGVTRIDGKAVYKGMKLAPEQCDVLNRIEADRAIDWVKKNVRVPLTDPQIAGIASFCPYNIGPGKCFSSTFYRKLNAGDKKGACAEIKRWVYDGGRDCRKTQGQPNGCYGQVLRRDQEAELVCWGLDK
- a CDS encoding GNAT family N-acetyltransferase, translating into MIIKLETERLLLRGWKEEDREPFFRLNSDPEVMEFFFNTLNEEQNNILVDNLIRKFETQGGWGLWAVERKQDGAFIGMIGLNIPSEESPCYPCVEIGWRLDKPFWGKGYTCEAARRIFDFAFTDAGLDEVVAFTSVLNYRSESVMKKLGMIRDEKTFLHPLVPEGHRLREHVLYRIRRSS